Below is a genomic region from Cydia strobilella chromosome 24, ilCydStro3.1, whole genome shotgun sequence.
AATAAATTTGTTAGCCctgaaaagggctttttgatgTGCGTTTAACGCGCACAGGCGTATGACGAGAGGCGTGTGAACAGGCGACACGTCGTCGTATATACGATATATAGCGACGACAATCGACATATCCTCCACCATCACGGCCGATGTAAGTACGACGACGACAATGTGACGCAGTCTTCTTACTTCTTCGAGGCAGCCTTCTTGGCGGCGGGCTTCGCTTTGGGAGCGGCCGCGGCCTTCTTGGGCTTGGGAGCTTTAGGCTTCTTGGTCGGCGGCTTCGCGGTCTTCTTGGCCTTAGGCGCGGCGGCGCTCTTGCCCTTGGCGGGGGTGGAAGGTTTCTTCGCGGCGGGCTTCTTCTTGGCGGCGGCAGCCTTCTTGTCCTTCGTGGCGGCCTTAGGCTTGGCCGGGGACGCAGCGGCCTTCTTCGCCTTAGCGGGCTTAGCTGCGGCGGGCTTCTTAGCGGCGGCTGAAGATTTAGCGGCGCTAGATTTCTTGGCCGCGGCGGGCTTCTTGCCGGCCGATGATGACTTCGACTCCAGTTTGAAGGAGCCGGACGCGCCCTTGCCTTTGGTCTGAATGAGTGCGCCGGATTCGACTGCGCTCTTAAGATATTTTCTGATGAAAGGGGCCAGCTTCTCGGCGTCGACCTTGTACTGGGCGGCGATGTACTTCTTGATAGCCTGCAGGGACGAACCGCTTCTCTCCTTCAACTCCTTGATGGCGCTGTTAACCATCTCGGACGTCTTAGGGTGGGTGGGTTTCGCCTTAGGCTTCTTAGCGCCAGCGGAGGCGGACGCCTTAGGCTTCTTCGCGGGCGTCGCCGGGGCGGGAGCGTCGGCAGCAACTGCGGTGtcggccatatttatttatttatttattaatcgtcaagtaagtaagtaaagtaaattagtaAATCGCACAAACTGCGCAAAGAGAATACAGCGGACGCGTGTAAGCGGAGCGCTGCGCTGGCGAGTACTAAACACGGCTTATTGGGGGCGccactttttatatatactccGGCTTAACCGTAACGCAGACCCTCATGTCGCGGGACGTTTTCTCGTAATAACACTTCCAAGTTTTCACTTACTCGTTTatgattaaactaaatttatagtgaattatattataatgattataataaaattgcacataTACATTCTTTATGAATTGATATACGTATTTTAATAGAAGTTTTAGGATTTGGAACGCCGATAAACGAATGAGAGAACTTTACTTTTGGTATTATAGGTTGCGGACACCTCGGGTCAgtttaaaaagtgatttttcttaattaaaatcacaTCTAACACTATTATGTGTCCTCCAGTTAAATGCGAAGATACCATAGATAGAtgtgacacaataacaacattagaaaattatatttataatgttattttgacttGTTGTCTTCACTGTCGTAAAACAGCCGTACCGCGACTTGGATTGCATTGCCTACGTTCAGTGGTTTGCTCTCTGCCGGTACCGACGTAAAACgggataggtactttatattaaatttaaataattatgttatgttatattatacattaagatatcgtattaatgaatattattataattcgtaTAGTTAAACTCTCTTCTTCTACGAGGATCATACAGCGCGACACGTGCGTGCGGGCATCGTAGTAGGTAAGAGTCTCGTGTAGGTCGtcgtttagatttatttagtttttggtccggcgtatttatttataataatttaacgtatgatattatctgaatgttgatattggaacaaacgatataaattattttgacataaaaatctgtttaggttgatatgtatatattatatgtaagtacctaaatattatgtattcatcATCATAGGAACACGAGAAGTCTAAAACCTgtgtttatattatactttcttttttttttttttttttttttttttttgtaaagtgagGTGAGTGGGTGCGGGGATGTTGGGTGTCCCTGTCCGTTTTGTGCACTATTTGCGAATCCTTTATCTAATTGGTCAGTTCATCGACTAGTCGTCATTATCAGTAGCAGATCACTCACAGGTCAGGTGAGGTTCGCGGGTAAAGTAAAATGTGGTGTGTGCGGTTGCATGTGATTGTTTATAAGTATATGAtggtgttattaaaaaaaaaaaaaaaaaaaaaaaaaaaaaaaaaaaaaaaaaaaaaaatatatatatatatatcttttaccagttaattaatattttcttcttcgggttggtgtggtgaaactaaaaatgttgatgaaaccctcaagattccaattttgtatgtaccgctcgtggttcaattttggattgTTTCGCTTCCTCTGGTATCAATAGATACTTAGCACAAGCGATGCTTACGAGCTGGACGCTGTAGAAGTTAGAAGTGTTGCGCGGTGccgggtaagtaagtaattgtaataaatgtacGTACCACCTACGACGATACTAGATtattagtagttatttagtagatattttggATAACATAGGATGGGTAGAGATCgattgtttgtccgtctgtgtcgctactgaaactttttatcgtaatcgtatcatagaattatttgcggccctgaaaagggcctttttttttttatttgcgtctgCGCGATACGGTAATACCCACGTTAGTACATATTACACGATATCGCGCGCGACGACGCTGACAGTGCAGCGCTTAACCTCCGAAACCGTAGAGGGTGCGGCCTTGACGCTTCAGAGCGTAGACGACGTCCATGGCGGTGACGGTCTTCCTCTTGGCGTGCTCGGTGTAGGTGACCGCGTCACGGATCACGTTCTCGAGGAACACCTTGAGAACGCCGCGGGTCTCCTCGTAGATCAGGCCGGAGATACGCTTGACGCCACCTCTGCGGGCGAGACGACGGATGGCGGGCTTGGTGATACCCTGGATGTTATCACGGAGCACCTTCCTGTGGCGCTTGGCTCCTCCTTTCCCCAGACCTTTACCTCCCTTACCGCGACCGGTCATTGCGACTTGTTGTAGTAGAGATTAGACTTCTCGAACGGAATACTCAACACACGACTTGCGCCGCGCGTCGACACGAGTGGAATAGCTAGCTAGCCATCATTTTGCCGCTATTTATACGTTTTACCCTATTGCGGGGCGACGGGGGACGGGGTAAGATATATCAGAGCATTATTATTTGACttacttttcatatatctaaagaaatataatattatatatacctattgataaataatttcatattatatgatatttaaattaattttggatACTTAGGTTTAGACGTAGGGgataatatatactataaaaacggCGGCCGGCTTACGGATTAGATCCTCTTGTGAAGGATTCTTCTcctctaatatttttgtaagcattcaatcagtggtaataattttgtcgatataataaaatagcgcTTAATATGAGAGTCACGTgacgattttaatttactttccaaTCTATTAGTGTGTTAACTCCTATTATTATAGGAAATAAGTTCTTTCTTAAATAATCCTTACAGTATAGTAGTATTTCGTGTATTGCAGTTAAATTTCATATATACCTCCGTACATTTTGTGTACGGTTGGTTAtgtgtaaattatatatatatatttttttttttttttttttcgtaatgaccATGCAGTGATCGATCGATCGATTTATCTACGCAAGTGTTTGTTCAAAGAAACAATTGTGAATTTTAGAATCAtgtgtggccctgaaaagggccttttgatATATGACTGACAGAAGCGTCACGTTCGCACGTCCAGACGCAAAACGCgtggtacaaaataatacatataatgtaacCGTATGCGTTCGCGCAGACTgcgtcctgtgatgttgctccgTGCCAGTTTAAACGTGGTGGTTTAGGCACGTTCACCGCGGATCCTGCGAGCCAGCTGGATGTCCTTGGGCATGATGGTCACACGCTTGGCGTGGATAGCGCACAGATTGGTGTCCTCGAAGAGACCGACGAGGTAAGCCTCGCTGGCCTCCTGGAGAGCCATAACGGCAGAGCTCTGGAAGCGCAGATCGGTCTTGAAGTCCTGAGCGATCTCACGCACCAGACGCTGGAAGGGCAGCTTGCGGATCAGAAGCTCAGTGCTCTTCTGGTAGCGACGGATCTCACGGAGGGCGACGGTGCCGGGCCTGTAACGATGGGGCTTCTTGACGCcgccggtggcgggcgcgctcTTGCGGGCCGCCTTGGTGGCGAGCTGTTTGCGGGGCGCTTTACCACCGGTGGATTTACGAGCGGTCTGCTTGGTACGGgccattgtgaataataataatacgcgtGCGTGTACGTTACGTTAACGAGTCACGAGAGGGAATAAGCGATTTTTCGCCAGCGAGTCGCTATTTATACGTGCTGGCTGGTCGGAAAGGGACGGGGTTAGTGTCCGTGTGAGCGAGAGGGCTATAAAATTCACATACACGTCCCCCTCGCCCCTCTTCCTTTCTCACCAACACAAAATTTCtgattagaataacaataatataattgaaatattaattaataaataaataaataaataaatacatacatacatacatacatacatatatttcatttaaataacagtCATCGCTATCGAAATTCGCCTCGATAGCCGGTTCAATCGAGTTAGGTCAGGTTATTAAAGTTAggttagtattttataaaataggtttataagttaggtcaggttatgttaggtttcgcggagttaggtttgatcgagttaggttaggttaggtcaaagttaggttaggttttttttttttgtcactcaaaacctaacctaacttttttttataatgtcaggttatgtttggtttcgcggagttaggtttgatcgagttaggttaggttaggtcaaagttcaaaccgatcaaacctaacttttttttataatgtcattcaaaacctaacctaactccgcgaaacctaacataactacttattttataaaaacctaacctaaatttaATATCCATAACGTCTCACGTTACACATATGCATACACtaagtgtatgtgtgtattgttGATTCCTTATTTAATACTCTTACATGTTGATACAACTTTCGTGTTGATACCGATTGACACCGTATGCACGGCTATCTAGAAacttcttatattatatattcagaacgtatttgtggccctgaaaagggcctttttggtTGTTGTACAAACCACACTCTCGCAGCGTGTCGTGTCGCAATACGAACTACCTAAACCCATTACACTAAAAGTGTATTGAGAAGACAGATAGCATACGAGGAACGACGGACGCTTACTTGGAGCTGGTGTACTTGGTGACGGCCTTGGTGCCTTCACTGACGGCGTGCTTGGCGAGCTCACCGGGCAGCAAGAGCCTCACGGATGTCTGCACCTCCCTGCTGGTGATGGTGGACCTCTTGTTGTAGTGAGCGAGGCGGGAGGCCTCGGCGGCGATGCGCTCGAAGATGTCGTTCACGAAAGAGTTCATGATCGACATGGCCTTGCTGGAGATACCGGTGTCGGGGTGGACCTGCTTGAGCACCTTGTAGATGTAAATGGCGTAGCTCTCCTTGCGCTtatgcttcttctttttctt
It encodes:
- the LOC134752347 gene encoding late histone H1-like — encoded protein: MADTAVAADAPAPATPAKKPKASASAGAKKPKAKPTHPKTSEMVNSAIKELKERSGSSLQAIKKYIAAQYKVDAEKLAPFIRKYLKSAVESGALIQTKGKGASGSFKLESKSSSAGKKPAAAKKSSAAKSSAAAKKPAAAKPAKAKKAAASPAKPKAATKDKKAAAAKKKPAAKKPSTPAKGKSAAAPKAKKTAKPPTKKPKAPKPKKAAAAPKAKPAAKKAASKK
- the LOC134752445 gene encoding histone H4 produces the protein MTGRGKGGKGLGKGGAKRHRKVLRDNIQGITKPAIRRLARRGGVKRISGLIYEETRGVLKVFLENVIRDAVTYTEHAKRKTVTAMDVVYALKRQGRTLYGFGG
- the LOC134752067 gene encoding histone H2B; its protein translation is MPPKTSGKAAKKSGKAQKNISKSDSKKKKKHKRKESYAIYIYKVLKQVHPDTGISSKAMSIMNSFVNDIFERIAAEASRLAHYNKRSTITSREVQTSVRLLLPGELAKHAVSEGTKAVTKYTSSK